From Thalassotalea euphylliae, the proteins below share one genomic window:
- a CDS encoding CoA pyrophosphatase has protein sequence MDKQDFVQRFQYQSLEPSTHRFKFPRAVKESAVLIPLCQTTPDSNELSIVLTKRASHLKHHPGQVSFPGGKVEESDQSKVDTALREAEEEIGLARQQINVIGQLRDYHTITGFNITPIIGLVEGAMALNIDHNEVAEVFTVPLKHFIDGKNHTKLATYHRGFKHFVHFMPYQKHQIWGATAAIIADLVAHLSPEPAGV, from the coding sequence ATGGACAAACAGGATTTTGTGCAACGGTTTCAATATCAATCATTAGAGCCTTCAACTCACCGCTTTAAATTTCCGCGTGCCGTAAAAGAGTCGGCAGTACTTATCCCGCTGTGCCAAACCACCCCTGACTCTAATGAGCTTTCCATCGTACTCACTAAGCGCGCAAGCCACTTAAAACACCACCCTGGGCAAGTGAGCTTTCCCGGTGGCAAGGTCGAAGAAAGCGATCAATCCAAAGTTGATACGGCGCTGCGCGAAGCGGAAGAAGAAATCGGTTTAGCGCGCCAGCAAATAAATGTGATTGGTCAACTGCGTGACTACCATACCATCACGGGTTTTAATATTACGCCCATTATTGGCTTAGTAGAGGGAGCCATGGCGCTTAACATCGACCATAACGAAGTTGCGGAAGTGTTTACTGTGCCGCTAAAGCACTTTATCGATGGTAAAAACCACACCAAACTTGCCACCTACCATCGAGGCTTCAAGCATTTTGTGCATTTTATGCCTTATCAAAAACACCAAATATGGGGGGCAACGGCTGCAATCATCGCAGATCTTGTCGCCCACTTATCGCCTGAGCCTGCTGGGGTATAA
- a CDS encoding SPFH domain-containing protein has product MKEKIGFSLNGYLAALVLLVLQLLSVISLVSAADQPNAPIASLVFIILVGVCWPGLFIVQPNQAKVMTFFGSYVGTVKHSGLRWTIPLFVRRNISLRIRNFESGQLKVNDNHGNPIEIAAVVVWAVEDTAEAVFEVDDYESYVSIQSEAALRNMATTYPYDLHEGDAVALRSHPQEVSESLKTEIQQRLDKAGVHVLEARISHLAYAPEIASAMLQRQQASAIVAARGKIVEGAVGMVEAALAKLSEKEIVDLDEERKAAMVSNLLVVLCGEHNTQPVINAGSLY; this is encoded by the coding sequence ATGAAAGAAAAAATTGGATTTTCACTGAATGGATATTTAGCGGCACTGGTTTTACTTGTGCTGCAATTGCTATCGGTTATCAGCCTAGTTAGCGCTGCCGATCAGCCCAACGCCCCTATCGCCAGCCTGGTCTTTATCATTTTGGTAGGTGTTTGTTGGCCCGGGCTTTTTATTGTTCAACCGAATCAAGCTAAGGTAATGACCTTCTTTGGTAGCTATGTTGGCACCGTTAAGCACAGTGGTTTGCGCTGGACCATTCCACTGTTTGTACGCCGCAATATCTCATTGCGAATTCGCAACTTTGAAAGTGGCCAGCTAAAAGTCAATGACAATCACGGTAACCCAATTGAAATTGCCGCAGTGGTTGTTTGGGCTGTTGAAGATACGGCGGAAGCAGTATTTGAAGTGGATGATTACGAAAGTTACGTGAGTATTCAAAGCGAGGCTGCCCTGCGCAATATGGCAACCACTTACCCATACGATTTACACGAAGGTGATGCGGTAGCACTGCGCAGTCATCCACAAGAAGTGTCAGAATCACTTAAAACTGAAATTCAGCAGCGTTTAGATAAAGCAGGAGTTCACGTATTAGAAGCGCGTATTAGCCATTTGGCTTATGCCCCTGAGATTGCTAGCGCTATGCTACAACGCCAGCAAGCATCTGCCATTGTCGCGGCACGCGGTAAAATTGTAGAAGGTGCAGTAGGCATGGTTGAAGCGGCACTTGCCAAGCTGTCAGAAAAAGAGATTGTCGATTTAGATGAGGAGCGCAAAGCAGCCATGGTTAGCAACCTACTTGTAGTATTGTGTGGTGAGCATAACACGCAACCAGTTATCAACGCTGGTAGCCTTTACTAA
- a CDS encoding L-serine ammonia-lyase: MISVFDMFSVGIGPSSSHTVGPMRAAKLFAEHLAEQALVNKTDRIRCELFGSLGQTGIGHGTGKAVILGLTGQAPETIPVESIEQILAETVASEHINLLGEHAIAFPKANAIIYHRRKTLPAHANAMTLYAYQGDEVIFEETYYSIGGGFIVQDCDFEKEKDKALSLHTNIKRPHIFSTADELIKEANEKGLSISTIMMNNEKCLSDEATIREGLVDIWHAMKESVERGMRTEGILPGGLKVNRRAPALHRSLSVESNNDPLSAMDWVNLFALAVNEENAAGSRVVTAPTNGAAGIIPAVLCYYDKFIKPVSDDDCIRYLLTAAAIGILYKTNATISGAEGGCQAEVGVACSMAAGALTEIMGGSPTQVENAAEIGMEHNLGLTCDPVGGLVQVPCIERNAMGAVKAINASRLAMRGTGTHKVSLDKVIKTMWDTGNDMKTKYKETSRGGLAVNIIEC, translated from the coding sequence ATGATAAGTGTATTTGATATGTTTTCAGTGGGCATTGGCCCTTCCAGCTCTCATACGGTTGGTCCGATGCGAGCGGCGAAGTTATTTGCCGAGCATTTAGCCGAGCAAGCCTTGGTCAACAAAACCGATCGTATCCGCTGTGAATTATTTGGTTCACTTGGGCAAACCGGTATTGGTCATGGCACAGGCAAAGCGGTTATTCTTGGCTTAACTGGCCAGGCACCAGAAACCATTCCGGTCGAGTCAATTGAACAAATCTTGGCAGAGACGGTTGCCAGTGAGCACATCAATCTATTGGGTGAGCACGCGATAGCTTTTCCAAAAGCCAATGCCATTATTTATCACCGTCGTAAAACCTTGCCAGCACATGCCAATGCCATGACCTTGTATGCCTATCAAGGCGACGAAGTCATTTTCGAGGAAACCTACTACAGTATTGGCGGCGGTTTTATCGTACAAGATTGTGATTTTGAAAAAGAAAAAGACAAAGCGCTATCACTACATACCAATATCAAACGCCCACACATTTTTTCAACCGCTGATGAGCTGATTAAAGAGGCCAATGAAAAGGGCCTTAGTATCAGTACCATTATGATGAACAATGAAAAATGTTTGTCCGATGAAGCGACAATTCGCGAAGGTCTGGTCGATATTTGGCACGCAATGAAGGAAAGTGTTGAGCGCGGTATGCGCACTGAAGGTATTTTACCGGGTGGCTTAAAGGTTAATCGCCGCGCCCCTGCCCTGCACCGCTCGCTGTCTGTTGAAAGCAACAATGATCCACTCAGTGCAATGGACTGGGTCAATTTATTTGCCCTTGCCGTAAACGAAGAAAACGCTGCAGGTAGTCGTGTTGTGACGGCTCCAACAAATGGTGCAGCGGGCATTATTCCAGCGGTACTTTGCTATTACGATAAGTTTATCAAACCGGTGAGCGACGACGATTGCATCCGCTATTTACTTACCGCGGCTGCCATTGGCATCTTATACAAAACCAATGCCACTATCTCGGGTGCCGAAGGGGGCTGTCAGGCAGAAGTTGGCGTTGCCTGCTCTATGGCTGCTGGGGCACTCACCGAAATTATGGGTGGCTCACCCACGCAAGTTGAAAACGCTGCTGAAATCGGCATGGAGCACAACCTTGGCTTAACTTGTGACCCGGTTGGCGGTTTAGTGCAAGTGCCGTGCATCGAGCGAAATGCCATGGGCGCTGTCAAAGCCATCAACGCTTCACGCCTTGCCATGCGTGGTACAGGTACTCACAAGGTATCGCTTGATAAAGTGATCAAAACCATGTGGGATACTGGCAACGATATGAAAACTAAGTACAAGGAAACGTCACGTGGTGGCTTAGCGGTAAATATTATCGAGTGTTAA
- the cysB gene encoding HTH-type transcriptional regulator CysB has protein sequence MKLQQLRYIVEVLNNNLNVSATAESLYTSQPGISKQVRMLEDELGIQIFGRSGKHLTHVTSAGHEVINIATEILNKVEAIKAVAREHTQPDEGKLRIATTHTQARYALPDVIRGFIKKYPKVSLHMYQGTPQQISEASAKGEADFAIATESLHLYNDLIMLPCYHWNRSIIVRKDHPLAKVTNLTIADIAKYSLVTYVFGFTGRSELDKAFSAAGCEPKVVFTATDADVIKTYVRLGVGIGVIATMAMDPEADSDLVTLDASHLFKASTTKIGFRRGTFLRGYMFDFIERFAPHLNRDLVTKAMLLKNNVEIDEMMSDIELPTK, from the coding sequence ATGAAGCTCCAACAACTAAGATATATTGTTGAGGTATTGAACAATAACCTCAACGTTTCGGCAACGGCCGAAAGCCTTTACACTTCACAACCCGGTATTAGCAAGCAAGTGCGTATGCTGGAAGATGAGTTGGGCATTCAAATCTTTGGTCGTAGCGGCAAGCATTTAACTCATGTCACTTCGGCAGGTCATGAAGTCATCAATATTGCCACAGAGATCCTCAACAAAGTTGAAGCCATAAAGGCCGTAGCGCGCGAGCATACTCAGCCAGACGAAGGTAAGTTGCGTATTGCGACCACACACACGCAAGCGCGCTATGCACTGCCTGATGTGATCCGGGGCTTTATTAAGAAATACCCGAAAGTGTCTTTGCACATGTACCAAGGTACGCCACAGCAAATTAGTGAAGCATCCGCCAAAGGTGAAGCTGATTTTGCCATCGCGACAGAATCACTGCATTTGTATAACGATCTTATTATGTTGCCTTGTTATCACTGGAACCGCAGTATTATTGTTCGCAAAGACCACCCACTTGCGAAAGTCACGAATTTAACCATTGCCGATATCGCGAAATACTCGCTGGTCACGTATGTGTTTGGCTTTACGGGTCGCTCTGAGCTGGACAAAGCATTTAGCGCGGCAGGTTGTGAGCCTAAAGTTGTGTTTACCGCAACGGATGCTGATGTGATTAAAACCTACGTACGTTTAGGCGTTGGTATTGGCGTGATTGCAACGATGGCGATGGACCCTGAAGCCGATAGCGATTTAGTGACGCTGGATGCAAGCCACTTATTCAAGGCGAGTACCACGAAAATTGGCTTTAGACGCGGTACTTTCTTACGAGGCTATATGTTTGATTTTATTGAGCGCTTTGCACCGCACTTAAATCGAGACTTAGTCACTAAAGCGATGCTGTTAAAGAATAATGTGGAAATAGATGAAATGATGTCGGATATTGAATTACCGACTAAGTAA
- a CDS encoding ribosome recycling factor family protein translates to MAKHSSSTRSSSTRSSSTIVLPSFLRKTMKAYALKAAIRDIGCELNRIGRSRNWRLTANKIQLQEIINFIEANEEQSWLWLAKHLKNQQETLTHDDLMFIAKQNSGITVNQLIAKTDCTAAQARRVIDELEFL, encoded by the coding sequence GTGGCTAAACATTCCTCTTCAACCCGCTCCTCGTCAACCCGTTCCTCCTCAACCATAGTGCTGCCATCATTTTTGCGTAAAACGATGAAAGCCTATGCGTTAAAAGCAGCTATTCGAGACATTGGTTGCGAACTTAATCGCATTGGCCGCTCACGCAACTGGCGATTAACAGCGAATAAAATTCAGCTACAGGAAATTATTAATTTTATCGAGGCCAATGAAGAGCAAAGCTGGCTGTGGCTGGCAAAACACTTAAAAAACCAGCAAGAAACCCTCACACACGACGACCTGATGTTTATCGCCAAACAAAACAGTGGCATAACAGTTAACCAACTTATCGCCAAAACTGACTGCACGGCTGCACAAGCAAGGCGTGTTATTGATGAGTTAGAATTTCTCTAG